One window from the genome of Streptomyces sp. NBC_00287 encodes:
- a CDS encoding DUF4190 domain-containing protein, with protein MQLTAPTTHRPVPRDADGMAVASFILGLVGLLVLNVFLGPTAIALAAVSLWRGTNRRGRAYLGLGLGVADLLVLLAFMQADGTVSWSF; from the coding sequence ATGCAACTCACCGCACCCACAACCCACCGCCCGGTCCCCCGAGACGCCGACGGCATGGCCGTGGCGTCCTTCATCCTCGGCCTGGTAGGCCTGTTGGTCCTGAACGTCTTCCTGGGCCCGACAGCGATAGCCCTGGCAGCGGTATCGCTGTGGCGAGGCACGAACCGGCGCGGCCGTGCATACCTGGGCCTGGGCCTGGGGGTAGCGGACCTACTGGTCCTGCTCGCCTTCATGCAGGCGGACGGCACGGTGTCCTGGAGCTTCTGA
- a CDS encoding ABC transporter permease produces MISYILRRMIAAVILLLVVTAVTFAIFFLLPRLAGQTADQLAQQYIGKSPTKADIEAVKQNLGLDQPVYVQYWDFIKGIVSGATYDLGPTTAQCNAPCFGYSFKTHVEVWPQLTDRLPVTLSLAAGAAVMWLLGGVTAGVISALKPRSFADRTFMGIALAGVSLPMFFTGQLALFLFTFQWPIFGREYVPFTENPSQWANTLFPAWCSLALLYSAIYARLTRSGMLETMNEDFIRTARAKGLRERKVVVKHGLRAALTPIITVFGMDLGLLLGGAVITETVFSLHGIGEYAVQSIRDNDLPPILGVTLLAAFFVVIANFLVDLLYAAADPRVRLS; encoded by the coding sequence GTGATCTCGTATATCCTCCGCCGGATGATCGCAGCGGTGATCCTGCTGCTGGTCGTCACCGCGGTCACCTTCGCGATCTTCTTTTTGCTGCCGCGGCTCGCCGGCCAGACGGCCGACCAGCTGGCTCAGCAGTACATCGGGAAGAGCCCCACGAAGGCCGACATCGAAGCGGTCAAGCAGAACCTCGGTCTCGACCAGCCCGTGTACGTCCAGTACTGGGACTTCATCAAGGGGATCGTCTCCGGCGCGACCTATGACCTGGGCCCCACCACCGCGCAGTGCAACGCGCCCTGCTTCGGCTACTCCTTCAAGACCCACGTCGAGGTCTGGCCGCAGCTCACCGACCGTCTGCCGGTGACCTTGTCCCTGGCCGCCGGTGCCGCCGTCATGTGGCTGCTCGGCGGTGTCACGGCCGGTGTGATCTCCGCGCTCAAGCCGCGGTCGTTCGCCGACCGGACGTTCATGGGCATCGCCCTCGCCGGTGTCTCGCTGCCCATGTTCTTCACGGGCCAGCTCGCGCTGTTCCTCTTCACCTTCCAGTGGCCGATCTTCGGCCGCGAGTACGTCCCCTTCACCGAGAACCCCTCGCAGTGGGCCAACACGCTCTTCCCGGCGTGGTGTTCACTCGCCCTGCTCTACTCGGCCATCTACGCCCGGCTGACCCGCTCCGGCATGCTGGAGACGATGAACGAGGACTTCATCCGCACGGCGCGCGCCAAGGGTCTGCGCGAGCGGAAGGTCGTGGTCAAGCACGGGCTGCGGGCGGCGCTGACCCCGATCATCACCGTCTTCGGCATGGACCTCGGACTGCTGCTCGGCGGTGCGGTGATCACCGAGACGGTCTTCTCCCTGCACGGCATCGGTGAGTACGCGGTGCAGTCCATCCGGGACAACGACCTGCCCCCGATCCTCGGCGTCACCCTGCTCGCCGCCTTCTTCGTCGTGATCGCAAACTTCCTGGTGGACCTGTTGTACGCCGCCGCCGACCCGCGGGTGAGGCTCTCGTGA
- a CDS encoding TetR family transcriptional regulator, with protein MSHTLGIRQAQKQKTRQALLDAALGLLEEQSLSSLGLREVTRAVGVAPTAFYRHFRSTADLGVALVEEALGSLHPMIRTTVSADGDPDERIARAVELIAGHVAAHPAHVRFIARERHGGVQPVREAIQDQLARFGEEVKRELAKDPMSEGWSDDDLLMLANLYVDQMLMTASLFLDTLEEGAEEERARVVHIANRRMRLISIGRRHWLD; from the coding sequence ATGAGTCACACCCTCGGCATCCGGCAGGCCCAGAAACAGAAGACCCGACAGGCGCTCCTGGACGCCGCGTTGGGACTGCTGGAGGAGCAGAGCCTGAGCAGTCTGGGCCTGCGCGAGGTCACCCGCGCCGTCGGCGTCGCCCCCACCGCCTTCTACCGGCACTTCCGTTCCACCGCGGATCTCGGCGTCGCCCTCGTCGAGGAGGCGCTCGGCAGTCTGCACCCGATGATCCGCACCACCGTCTCCGCCGACGGCGACCCGGACGAACGCATAGCCCGCGCCGTCGAGTTGATCGCCGGCCATGTCGCCGCCCACCCGGCCCACGTCCGGTTCATCGCCCGCGAGCGGCACGGCGGGGTCCAGCCCGTCCGGGAGGCCATCCAGGACCAACTCGCCCGGTTCGGCGAGGAAGTGAAGCGTGAGCTCGCCAAGGACCCGATGTCCGAGGGCTGGAGCGACGACGATCTCCTGATGCTGGCCAACCTCTACGTCGACCAGATGCTCATGACCGCCTCGCTCTTCCTGGACACCCTGGAGGAGGGTGCCGAGGAAGAGCGGGCGCGGGTCGTCCACATCGCCAACCGACGGATGCGGCTCATCAGCATCGGCCGCCGGCACTGGTTGGACTGA
- a CDS encoding N-acetylmuramoyl-L-alanine amidase — protein MGARKASKDTDRRIGRRALLIGGATAAVGTAVLARDELGRLWWRMPGVEKPRKEGEVDFAGARWVAASDANWRRADRPDDYGIDMVIIHVTQGSFDSAVQVFQDPEHGAASHYIVRKDGHIAQMIRELDVAYHAGNRDYNERSVGIEHEGFVDRPEGFTDEMYEASARLTARICARYDIPVDREHIIGHVEVPGTDHTDPGEHWDWERYMKLVRQARTAVA, from the coding sequence ATGGGGGCGAGGAAGGCATCCAAGGACACGGACCGGCGCATCGGACGGCGGGCGCTGCTGATCGGCGGCGCGACCGCCGCGGTGGGCACCGCCGTGCTGGCGCGCGACGAGCTGGGGCGGCTGTGGTGGCGGATGCCCGGCGTGGAGAAACCGCGCAAGGAGGGTGAGGTCGACTTCGCGGGCGCGCGGTGGGTGGCGGCGTCGGACGCGAACTGGCGGCGGGCCGACCGGCCCGACGACTACGGCATCGACATGGTGATCATCCATGTCACCCAGGGCAGCTTCGACAGCGCGGTGCAGGTGTTCCAGGACCCGGAGCACGGCGCGGCCTCGCACTACATCGTCCGCAAGGACGGCCACATCGCCCAGATGATCCGCGAGCTGGACGTGGCGTATCACGCGGGCAACCGCGACTACAACGAACGCAGTGTCGGCATCGAGCACGAGGGCTTCGTGGACCGGCCCGAGGGCTTCACGGACGAGATGTACGAGGCTTCGGCGCGGCTCACGGCCCGAATATGCGCGCGCTACGACATTCCCGTCGACCGCGAGCACATCATCGGCCATGTCGAGGTGCCGGGTACGGACCACACGGATCCGGGCGAGCACTGGGACTGGGAGCGGTACATGAAGCTCGTACGGCAGGCGCGTACGGCCGTGGCGTGA
- a CDS encoding ABC transporter ATP-binding protein has protein sequence MTELSKTGAAVGEPVKAPSDAPTAFLEVRDLKVHFPTDDGLVKSVDGLSFKLEKGKTLSIVGESGSGKSVTSLAIMGLHRLGARGKNVQMSGEIWLDGKELVSADPDEVRRLRGREMAMIFQDPLSAMHPYYTIGNQIVEAYRVHHDVSKKVARNRAIEMLDRVGIPEPAKRVDGYPHEFSGGMRQRAMIAMALVNNPELLIADEPTTALDVTVQAQILDLIRDLQKEFGSAVVLITHDLGVVAEIADDVLVMYGGRCVERGPVDDIFERPQHPYTWGLLGSMPRIDRETSERLIPVKGQPPSLINVPSGCAFHPRCPYADVPKGDVTRTVRPELAQVGTGHFSACHLSPEDRTRIWTEEIAPKL, from the coding sequence GTGACCGAACTCTCCAAGACCGGTGCCGCAGTGGGGGAGCCCGTGAAGGCCCCCTCCGACGCGCCCACCGCCTTTCTCGAAGTCCGCGACCTCAAGGTGCACTTCCCGACCGACGACGGCCTGGTCAAGTCCGTCGACGGGCTCAGCTTCAAGCTGGAGAAGGGCAAGACCCTCTCCATCGTCGGCGAGTCCGGCTCGGGCAAGTCCGTCACCTCGCTGGCGATCATGGGTCTGCACCGCCTCGGCGCACGCGGCAAGAACGTCCAGATGTCCGGCGAGATCTGGCTGGACGGCAAGGAACTGGTCTCCGCCGACCCGGACGAGGTGCGCCGGCTGCGTGGCCGCGAGATGGCGATGATCTTCCAGGACCCGCTGTCCGCGATGCACCCGTACTACACGATCGGCAACCAGATCGTGGAGGCGTACCGCGTCCACCACGACGTCAGCAAGAAGGTCGCGCGCAACCGGGCCATCGAGATGCTCGACCGGGTCGGCATCCCCGAGCCCGCCAAGCGCGTCGACGGCTACCCGCACGAGTTCTCCGGCGGTATGCGCCAGCGCGCGATGATCGCCATGGCGCTGGTGAACAACCCCGAGCTGCTCATCGCGGACGAGCCGACGACCGCCCTGGACGTCACCGTCCAGGCGCAGATCCTCGACCTGATCCGGGATCTCCAGAAGGAGTTCGGCTCCGCGGTCGTCCTGATCACCCACGACCTCGGTGTGGTCGCCGAGATCGCCGACGACGTCCTGGTGATGTACGGCGGCCGGTGCGTGGAGCGCGGCCCGGTCGACGACATCTTCGAGCGGCCGCAGCACCCGTACACCTGGGGTCTGCTCGGCTCGATGCCCCGCATCGACCGCGAGACCTCCGAGCGGCTCATCCCCGTCAAGGGCCAGCCGCCGAGCCTCATCAACGTCCCCTCGGGCTGCGCCTTCCACCCCCGCTGCCCGTACGCGGACGTCCCCAAGGGCGATGTCACCCGCACCGTGCGCCCCGAACTGGCGCAGGTCGGCACCGGACACTTCTCCGCCTGCCACCTCTCGCCCGAGGACCGTACGCGGATCTGGACCGAAGAGATTGCGCCGAAGCTGTGA
- a CDS encoding trimeric intracellular cation channel family protein — protein sequence MFQQLFTPSVQHTLDLIGIFVFAISGALLAVRKNFDVFGIAVLAEVTALGGGLFRDLIIGAVPPAAFTDLGYFLTPLLAALLVVFLHPHVERIQTGVNVFDAAGLGLFCVTGTTKAYDHGLGLTASAALGLATAVGGGVLRDVLANEVPSLLRWDRDLYAVPAIVGAAMVVLCIRFDTLNSVTSGFAAATAFVLRLLAMRYHWRAPRAWNRRSTVREE from the coding sequence GTGTTCCAGCAACTCTTCACCCCGTCCGTCCAGCACACGCTCGACTTGATCGGCATCTTCGTCTTCGCGATCTCCGGCGCCCTGCTGGCGGTACGCAAGAACTTCGACGTCTTCGGCATCGCCGTCCTCGCCGAGGTGACCGCACTGGGCGGTGGGCTGTTCCGGGACCTGATCATCGGCGCCGTACCGCCCGCAGCCTTCACGGACCTGGGGTACTTCCTGACTCCGCTGCTCGCCGCGCTCCTGGTCGTCTTCCTGCACCCGCATGTGGAGCGCATCCAGACCGGCGTGAACGTCTTCGACGCGGCCGGCCTCGGCCTGTTCTGCGTCACCGGCACGACGAAGGCGTACGACCACGGCCTCGGCCTCACCGCCTCCGCCGCCCTGGGCCTGGCCACCGCCGTCGGTGGCGGTGTGCTGCGCGATGTGCTCGCCAACGAGGTGCCCTCGCTGCTGCGCTGGGACCGTGACCTCTACGCGGTCCCGGCGATCGTCGGCGCCGCGATGGTCGTCCTGTGCATCCGTTTCGACACCCTGAACTCCGTCACCAGCGGGTTCGCGGCGGCGACGGCCTTCGTACTGCGGCTGCTGGCGATGCGGTACCACTGGCGAGCGCCACGGGCTTGGAACCGTCGCTCGACCGTCCGGGAGGAGTGA
- a CDS encoding helix-turn-helix transcriptional regulator — translation MKSDRLLSILLLLQTRGRVTATELAERLEVSVRTIYRDIEALSTSGVPVYTERGRLGGVELLEGFRTDVTGLTADESRALFILAAQGAHAALGLDTALGSALRKVMAALPAPHRPAAEVTSRRILVDATRWKGGPQPAADLDVLQDAVFTDRRLKLRYRHGGETRTRTYTVDPYGLVAKAGVWYLVADSRGKPRLFRADRVRSATILTDPVKRRPGVELADAWAQLRRQVEERPGTIDVTVRVRRDRVDLFRRVNGPWLTALPQAEAGSEWLTAQLSYGFLGEARQLLAFGDQVEVVSPPEVRAELARTAASVTELYLRSALPD, via the coding sequence GTGAAGTCGGACCGCCTCCTCTCGATCCTCCTGCTGCTGCAGACCCGCGGCCGCGTCACGGCAACCGAACTCGCCGAGCGCCTGGAGGTATCGGTCCGCACGATCTACCGGGACATCGAGGCGCTCTCCACCTCGGGCGTCCCGGTCTACACCGAGCGTGGGCGACTCGGCGGCGTAGAACTGCTGGAAGGCTTCCGTACCGACGTCACGGGCCTGACCGCCGACGAGTCCCGCGCCCTGTTCATCCTGGCCGCGCAGGGCGCCCACGCCGCGCTGGGCCTGGACACGGCGCTCGGTTCGGCCCTGCGCAAGGTGATGGCCGCGCTCCCCGCGCCGCACCGCCCGGCCGCCGAAGTGACCTCCCGTCGCATCCTCGTGGACGCCACCCGCTGGAAGGGCGGCCCACAACCGGCCGCGGACCTGGATGTCCTGCAGGACGCGGTCTTCACCGACCGACGCCTGAAGCTGCGGTACCGCCACGGCGGGGAGACCCGGACCCGGACGTACACCGTCGATCCCTACGGCCTCGTCGCCAAGGCGGGTGTCTGGTACCTGGTCGCCGACAGCCGGGGGAAACCACGCCTGTTCCGCGCCGACCGGGTGCGTTCGGCGACGATCCTGACGGACCCGGTGAAGCGCCGCCCGGGCGTCGAACTCGCCGATGCCTGGGCGCAACTGCGCCGCCAGGTCGAGGAACGCCCCGGCACGATCGACGTGACCGTCCGCGTCCGCCGTGACCGCGTCGATCTGTTCCGACGCGTCAACGGCCCCTGGCTGACCGCGCTCCCGCAGGCCGAGGCGGGCAGCGAGTGGCTGACGGCCCAACTCTCCTACGGCTTCCTCGGAGAGGCCCGCCAACTGCTGGCGTTCGGCGACCAGGTGGAGGTGGTCTCACCGCCGGAGGTGCGCGCGGAACTGGCGCGCACGGCCGCGTCCGTCACGGAGCTGTACTTGAGAAGCGCTTTGCCCGACTGA
- a CDS encoding cysteine desulfurase family protein — translation MAYLDHAATTPMLPEAVEALAAQLTVTGNASSLHAAGRQARRTVEESRETLAEALGARPSEVVFTSGGTEADNLAVKGLYWSRRDADPARTRVLASPVEHHAVLDAVHWLGEHEGATVEYLPVDEYGRVHPEALREAITRNPDDVALATVMWANNEIGTILPIRELADTAAEFGIPLHADAVQAFGQLPVDFAASGLAAMTVSGHKIGGPYGIGALILGRDHTPVPVLHGGGQERQVRSGTLDVPAVASFAVAGRLAAEQRGWFAREIGALRDDLIAAVRTAVPDAILGGDPVDRLPANAHFMFPGCEGDSLLLLLDAQGIECSTGSACTAGVAQPSHVLLATGTDPDLARGTLRFSLGHTSTEADVEAVAKAIGPAVERARAAGLS, via the coding sequence ATGGCTTACCTCGACCACGCCGCGACCACCCCGATGCTTCCCGAGGCGGTCGAGGCACTCGCCGCGCAGCTGACCGTCACCGGCAACGCCTCCTCCCTGCACGCAGCCGGCCGCCAGGCCCGCCGCACCGTCGAGGAGTCCCGTGAAACCCTCGCGGAAGCACTCGGCGCCCGCCCCAGCGAGGTCGTCTTCACCTCCGGCGGCACCGAGGCCGACAACCTCGCGGTCAAGGGCCTGTACTGGTCCCGCCGGGACGCCGACCCGGCCCGCACCCGGGTCCTGGCCTCCCCCGTGGAGCACCACGCCGTCCTCGACGCGGTCCACTGGCTCGGCGAACACGAGGGAGCCACCGTCGAGTACCTCCCGGTGGACGAGTACGGCCGAGTCCACCCCGAGGCCCTGCGCGAAGCCATCACCCGCAACCCCGACGACGTGGCCCTGGCCACCGTCATGTGGGCGAACAACGAGATCGGCACCATCCTGCCGATCCGCGAACTCGCCGACACCGCCGCCGAGTTCGGCATCCCCCTGCACGCCGACGCCGTCCAGGCCTTCGGCCAGCTCCCGGTGGACTTCGCCGCATCCGGCCTCGCCGCGATGACCGTCTCCGGCCACAAGATCGGCGGCCCGTACGGCATCGGCGCACTGATCCTCGGCCGTGACCACACCCCCGTCCCCGTCCTGCACGGCGGCGGCCAGGAGCGCCAGGTCCGCTCCGGCACCCTCGACGTCCCCGCCGTCGCCTCCTTCGCGGTCGCCGGCCGGCTGGCCGCCGAGCAGCGCGGGTGGTTCGCCCGGGAGATCGGTGCCCTGCGCGACGACCTGATCGCCGCTGTCCGTACGGCCGTCCCGGACGCGATCCTCGGCGGCGACCCGGTGGACCGCCTCCCGGCCAACGCCCACTTCATGTTCCCCGGCTGCGAGGGCGACTCCCTGCTGCTCCTGCTCGACGCCCAGGGCATCGAGTGCTCCACCGGCTCCGCCTGCACCGCGGGCGTCGCCCAGCCCAGCCACGTCCTGCTGGCCACCGGCACCGACCCGGACCTGGCCCGCGGCACCCTCCGCTTCTCCCTCGGCCACACCTCCACGGAGGCCGACGTCGAGGCGGTCGCCAAGGCGATCGGCCCGGCGGTGGAAAGGGCCCGGGCGGCAGGCCTCAGCTAG
- a CDS encoding ABC transporter substrate-binding protein: MRRSALAAIAAIGTVSLVLSGCSKADDNDNGDGNNKSAGANAATKGVVNASDAKGGTVTYEYSDVPDSFDPGNTYYAYMYNLSRLYARPLMTFKPAAGEAGNELVPDLASAPGEPSDGGKTWTYKLREGLKYEDGTAITSKDVKYAVERSNFARDVLSLGPSYFQQFLEGGDKYKGPYKDKSDKGIASIETPDDTTIVFKLNRAFQEFDYLVATPQTAPVPKAKDTGVDYVKDIVSSGSYKFESYEEGKQVVLVRNENWDAATDPLRKQYPDKIVVKLKVNAETIDQDVMAGKAIDLGGTGVQAATQAKVVNSSDLKASTDNTFGGRLVYMAINTKLAPFDKVECRKAVEYAVDKVSVQTALGGPIRGDIATTVLPPDIPGYEKTDLYATPDNKGDVAKAKEQLKACGKTSIKTNISARSDRPAEIDSATAIIDSLKKVGIDASLKQFPSGKYFTDAAGVPQFNKKQNIGLHMMQWGADWPSGYGFLQQILHSDAIGESGNTNLSQFDNADVDSMLEKAIASEDESERNSLYAEIDKKTMEEAALVPLTYFKVLLYRPANFTNLVSTAAFSGQYDYLNIGTTKK, from the coding sequence ATGCGAAGGTCAGCGCTGGCCGCCATCGCGGCTATCGGCACTGTGAGCCTGGTGCTTTCGGGTTGCAGCAAGGCCGACGACAACGACAATGGCGACGGCAACAACAAGTCGGCCGGCGCCAACGCCGCGACCAAGGGTGTCGTCAACGCCTCCGACGCGAAGGGGGGCACGGTCACGTACGAGTACTCGGACGTGCCGGACTCCTTCGACCCGGGCAACACGTACTACGCGTACATGTACAACCTCAGCCGGCTGTACGCCCGCCCGCTGATGACGTTCAAGCCCGCGGCCGGTGAGGCCGGCAACGAGCTGGTCCCGGACCTCGCGTCGGCCCCGGGTGAGCCCAGCGACGGCGGCAAGACCTGGACGTACAAGCTCCGTGAGGGCCTCAAGTACGAGGACGGCACGGCGATCACGTCCAAGGACGTCAAGTACGCCGTCGAGCGTTCCAACTTCGCGCGTGACGTGCTCTCCCTCGGCCCGAGCTACTTCCAGCAGTTCCTCGAGGGCGGCGACAAGTACAAGGGCCCGTACAAGGACAAGAGCGACAAGGGCATCGCGTCCATCGAGACGCCGGACGACACCACGATCGTCTTCAAGCTCAACCGTGCCTTCCAGGAGTTCGACTACCTGGTCGCCACCCCGCAGACGGCCCCGGTACCGAAGGCGAAGGACACCGGCGTCGACTACGTCAAGGACATCGTGTCCTCGGGCTCCTACAAGTTCGAGAGCTACGAGGAGGGCAAGCAGGTCGTCCTCGTCCGCAACGAGAACTGGGACGCCGCGACCGACCCGCTGCGCAAGCAGTACCCGGACAAGATCGTCGTCAAGCTGAAGGTCAACGCCGAGACCATCGACCAGGACGTCATGGCCGGCAAGGCGATCGACCTCGGTGGTACGGGTGTCCAGGCCGCGACCCAGGCGAAGGTCGTCAACTCCTCGGACCTGAAGGCCAGCACCGACAACACCTTCGGTGGCCGTCTGGTCTACATGGCGATCAACACCAAGCTCGCGCCGTTCGACAAGGTCGAGTGCCGCAAGGCCGTGGAGTACGCGGTCGACAAGGTTTCCGTGCAGACCGCGCTCGGCGGCCCGATCCGCGGTGACATCGCCACCACGGTCCTGCCGCCGGACATCCCGGGCTACGAGAAGACCGACCTGTACGCCACGCCGGACAACAAGGGTGACGTCGCCAAGGCCAAGGAGCAGCTGAAGGCCTGCGGCAAGACGTCGATCAAGACCAACATCTCGGCGCGCAGCGACCGTCCGGCGGAGATCGACTCGGCCACCGCGATCATCGACTCGCTGAAGAAGGTCGGCATCGACGCCAGCCTGAAGCAGTTCCCGTCGGGCAAGTACTTCACCGACGCCGCGGGTGTGCCGCAGTTCAACAAGAAGCAGAACATCGGTCTGCACATGATGCAGTGGGGTGCTGACTGGCCGTCCGGCTACGGCTTCCTGCAGCAGATCCTGCACAGTGACGCGATCGGTGAGTCCGGCAACACCAACCTGTCGCAGTTCGACAACGCGGATGTCGACTCGATGCTGGAGAAGGCGATCGCGAGCGAGGACGAGAGCGAGCGCAACAGCCTGTACGCCGAGATCGACAAGAAGACGATGGAGGAGGCGGCCCTCGTTCCGCTGACCTACTTCAAGGTCCTGCTGTACCGCCCCGCCAACTTCACCAACCTGGTCTCGACGGCGGCCTTCAGCGGTCAGTACGACTACCTCAACATCGGCACGACCAAGAAGTAG
- a CDS encoding thioesterase family protein yields MPEAASTQATIGDSEFDRDTALTRREPGVYDIDLSAGWTIINAVNGGYLLAVLGRALSDALPHADPFTISAHYLTASQPGPAVVRTSVVRTGRSLSTGQASLFQYDEQGREVERIRVLASYGDLDTLPDDVRTTAKPPAIPPMDQCFGPETASDIRLPSGGPAPVPGSSAITDRLMIKLDPSTLGWALGAPSGKGEMRAWFGLSDGRDADPLSLLLAVDALPPTAFELGIKGWVPTVELTVHVRTRPAPGPLRVSITTRNLAGGFLEEDAEVWDSNDRLVAQSRQLARVRLG; encoded by the coding sequence ATGCCAGAAGCAGCGTCCACGCAGGCCACGATCGGCGACAGCGAGTTCGACCGCGACACCGCGCTCACCCGGCGCGAGCCCGGGGTCTACGACATCGACCTCTCCGCCGGCTGGACCATCATCAACGCCGTCAACGGCGGCTATCTGCTGGCCGTCCTCGGCCGTGCGCTCTCCGACGCCCTGCCGCACGCCGACCCCTTCACGATCTCGGCGCACTACCTGACCGCGTCCCAGCCCGGCCCGGCGGTCGTCCGCACCTCGGTGGTCCGCACCGGCCGCAGTCTGTCGACCGGCCAGGCCTCGCTCTTCCAGTACGACGAGCAGGGCCGGGAGGTCGAACGCATCCGCGTCCTCGCCTCCTACGGCGACCTCGACACGCTCCCGGACGACGTCCGTACGACAGCGAAGCCGCCCGCGATCCCGCCGATGGACCAGTGCTTCGGCCCCGAGACTGCATCTGATATCCGACTACCGTCGGGTGGCCCCGCCCCCGTCCCCGGCAGCTCGGCCATCACCGACCGCCTGATGATCAAGCTGGACCCCTCGACGCTGGGCTGGGCCCTCGGCGCCCCGTCCGGAAAGGGCGAGATGCGGGCCTGGTTCGGCCTGTCCGACGGCCGTGACGCGGACCCGCTCTCCCTGCTCCTGGCGGTGGACGCCCTGCCGCCGACGGCCTTCGAACTCGGCATCAAGGGCTGGGTCCCCACGGTCGAACTGACGGTCCACGTCCGTACCCGCCCGGCGCCGGGTCCCCTGCGGGTCTCGATCACGACCCGCAACCTGGCGGGCGGCTTCCTGGAGGAGGACGCGGAGGTGTGGGACAGCAACGACCGTCTGGTGGCCCAGTCGAGGCAGCTGGCAAGGGTCCGTCTCGGCTGA
- a CDS encoding ABC transporter ATP-binding protein, with translation MSETKKTDVTVPAQASAPAEEREVLLKVEGLQKHFPIRKGVLQRQVGAVKAVDGIDFEVRKGETLGVVGESGCGKSTMGRVITRLQDPTGGSIHFEGKDITRLNTAGMRPLRRDIQMIFQDPYGSLNPRHTIGSIVSAPFRLQGVEPEGGVKKEVQRLLELVGLSPEHYNRYPHEFSGGQRQRIGIARALALKPKLVVADEPVSALDVSIQAQVVNLMDDLQKELGLTYVIIAHDLSVVRHVSDRIAVMYLGKIVELADRTSLYEAPMHPYTKALMSAVPVPDPKRRGTKSDRILLRGDVPSPIAPPSGCRFHTRCWKATEICKTTEPPLLELRRGQQVACHHPENFEDQAPQDTVLLTAAKQAAELVSDEVLAESAETSAAVAAEVEATAASTEEDGADKQEATDKQD, from the coding sequence GTGAGTGAGACCAAGAAAACGGACGTGACCGTCCCGGCACAGGCGTCGGCTCCCGCGGAAGAGCGCGAGGTGCTGCTGAAGGTCGAGGGCCTGCAGAAGCACTTCCCGATCCGCAAGGGCGTGCTCCAGCGCCAGGTCGGCGCGGTCAAGGCCGTCGACGGCATCGACTTCGAGGTGCGCAAGGGCGAAACCCTCGGCGTGGTCGGCGAGTCGGGCTGCGGCAAGTCGACGATGGGGCGGGTCATCACCCGGCTCCAGGACCCGACGGGCGGCTCGATCCACTTCGAGGGCAAGGACATCACCCGGCTGAACACAGCCGGGATGCGCCCGCTGCGGCGGGACATCCAGATGATCTTCCAGGACCCGTACGGCTCCCTGAACCCCCGCCACACCATCGGCTCGATCGTCTCGGCGCCCTTCCGGCTCCAGGGCGTGGAGCCCGAGGGCGGGGTGAAGAAGGAGGTCCAGCGCCTGCTGGAGCTGGTCGGCCTGAGCCCCGAGCACTACAACCGCTACCCGCACGAGTTCTCCGGCGGTCAGCGCCAGCGCATCGGCATCGCGCGGGCGCTGGCGCTGAAGCCGAAGCTGGTGGTGGCGGACGAGCCGGTCTCCGCCCTCGATGTGTCGATCCAGGCGCAGGTCGTGAACCTGATGGACGACCTCCAGAAGGAGCTCGGCCTCACGTACGTGATCATCGCGCACGACCTGTCCGTCGTACGCCATGTCTCGGACCGCATCGCGGTGATGTACCTCGGCAAGATTGTCGAACTCGCCGACCGCACCTCGCTGTACGAGGCTCCCATGCACCCGTACACCAAGGCGCTGATGTCGGCGGTGCCGGTGCCGGACCCCAAGCGCCGGGGCACCAAGAGCGACCGCATCCTGCTGCGCGGCGATGTGCCCTCGCCCATCGCGCCGCCGAGCGGCTGCCGTTTCCACACGCGGTGCTGGAAGGCGACGGAGATCTGCAAGACGACCGAACCGCCGCTGCTGGAGCTGCGCCGCGGTCAGCAGGTCGCCTGCCACCACCCGGAGAACTTCGAGGACCAGGCCCCGCAGGACACCGTGCTGCTGACCGCCGCGAAGCAGGCGGCGGAGCTGGTGTCCGACGAGGTGCTGGCGGAGTCGGCGGAGACTTCGGCGGCGGTGGCGGCGGAGGTGGAGGCCACGGCGGCTTCCACTGAGGAGGACGGCGCCGACAAGCAGGAAGCCACCGATAAGCAGGACTAG